A single genomic interval of Lewinellaceae bacterium harbors:
- a CDS encoding exo-alpha-sialidase encodes MNPKRNNNNFLLPALCLLLLGSCTNPPPAEETADYPDPAKNPSSKVMLRAEWVPDDPSQINFDSLPKVPGEHVVISDVRDRDGVNQHNYLIYHDGKFWAMWSDGPGVEDEVGQRVKFATSTDGLKWSEPEFMTPAPPNSGEDSEYYGTRSDKGFRWISRGFWLREGELLALASLDEAAGFFGPSLELHAFRWNPEQQGWEGLGVIYDNAINNFPPKKIPTGEWMTSRRPYDYKEKGVYFMVGGVEAIDQWESYPVLGSASELAAEEPLWWMLPDSNLMALFRDNRKGGYLYRSFSTDNGRAWSKPVQTDFPDATSKLHGLQLSDGRYVLVSNANPRKRDPLTLAISDDGMVFHKMGYLIGGRRVDYPYAMEHDGYLLVAFSGGKQSVELLRIKISDLESIKN; translated from the coding sequence ATGAATCCGAAAAGAAACAACAACAATTTCCTGCTTCCCGCCCTTTGCCTGCTGCTCCTCGGCAGCTGCACCAATCCTCCTCCGGCGGAAGAAACAGCCGATTATCCGGATCCGGCAAAGAATCCTTCGTCCAAAGTAATGCTTAGGGCCGAATGGGTGCCGGATGACCCGAGCCAGATCAATTTTGACAGCCTTCCGAAGGTCCCCGGCGAGCACGTAGTCATCAGCGACGTCAGGGACAGAGATGGCGTCAACCAGCACAATTACCTGATTTACCACGATGGAAAGTTCTGGGCGATGTGGAGCGACGGGCCGGGAGTTGAGGATGAGGTGGGGCAAAGGGTGAAGTTCGCAACGAGTACAGACGGCCTGAAATGGAGCGAGCCGGAGTTTATGACGCCGGCGCCTCCCAATTCGGGCGAAGATTCGGAATACTACGGAACGAGATCCGATAAAGGCTTTCGGTGGATCAGCCGCGGATTCTGGCTGCGGGAGGGCGAATTGCTGGCGCTGGCCTCGCTGGACGAGGCAGCCGGATTTTTCGGGCCGAGCCTCGAATTGCACGCTTTCCGTTGGAATCCGGAGCAGCAAGGCTGGGAAGGCCTGGGGGTTATTTATGACAATGCGATCAATAACTTCCCTCCCAAAAAAATCCCGACCGGCGAGTGGATGACGTCCAGGAGGCCCTATGACTACAAAGAAAAGGGCGTGTACTTTATGGTAGGCGGGGTAGAAGCGATCGATCAGTGGGAGTCTTACCCCGTTCTGGGCTCCGCCAGTGAACTGGCAGCCGAAGAGCCGCTCTGGTGGATGCTTCCGGACAGCAACCTGATGGCATTGTTCCGGGATAACCGCAAAGGCGGATACCTCTATCGCTCCTTTTCTACCGATAATGGCCGGGCCTGGAGCAAGCCGGTTCAAACCGATTTTCCGGACGCTACTTCCAAACTGCATGGCCTTCAACTGAGTGACGGCCGCTACGTGCTGGTTTCGAATGCCAATCCCCGCAAACGCGACCCGCTGACGCTGGCCATCAGCGACGACGGAATGGTATTTCACAAAATGGGCTACCTCATCGGCGGCCGGCGAGTCGATTATCCGTACGCAATGGAACACGACGGCTACCTGCTGGTGGCCTTTTCGGGAGGCAAGCAGTCCGTTGAGTTGCTTAGAATAAAGATCAGTGACCTGGAGTCGATAAAAAACTGA
- a CDS encoding exo-alpha-sialidase: MAGCSAPSAEDYPDPVANPLSPLMLAGDWVPEDPHQINFDSLPRIPGEHAIVSDVRDAGGARVNQHNYLEYYNDRFWAMWSDGPGEPRVAPEEHRNRVPGHDRANQWVSFAYSKDGLNWSPIFNLTGMPEEGYGWIARGFWAREGKLLALASYYKAPGYRGEGLQLHAFELHQEDSIYWSHLGLVYDNTLNNFAPKKLPNGEWMMSRRDSVGDVYMMAGGAESFDQWESFPIVKRNDPGLGAEEPYWWVLPDNNLVGLFRDNQKSGFLFRAFSTDNGRSWTKPVRTNFPDATSKFNAVQLPDGRHVLVSNPKPGKRDPLALSISGDGLVFTKMGYLAGGRHVDYPHVIEHGGYLLVAFASAKQTVEVLKIKISDLDNL; this comes from the coding sequence ATGGCCGGGTGCAGCGCCCCTTCTGCGGAGGATTATCCCGATCCGGTTGCCAATCCCCTGTCTCCCCTCATGCTGGCCGGGGATTGGGTGCCCGAAGACCCGCATCAGATCAATTTCGACAGCCTGCCCAGAATTCCAGGCGAGCACGCGATAGTAAGCGACGTGCGCGATGCCGGGGGCGCCAGGGTCAACCAACACAACTATCTGGAATACTACAACGATCGTTTCTGGGCCATGTGGAGCGACGGCCCGGGAGAGCCGAGGGTTGCTCCGGAAGAACACCGCAACCGGGTGCCCGGCCACGACCGCGCCAATCAATGGGTTTCCTTCGCTTACAGCAAGGACGGATTGAACTGGAGCCCTATCTTCAACCTCACCGGAATGCCGGAAGAGGGATACGGGTGGATTGCCCGCGGATTCTGGGCCAGGGAAGGAAAGTTGCTGGCATTGGCCAGCTATTACAAAGCGCCCGGCTATCGCGGAGAGGGCTTGCAACTGCATGCGTTTGAGCTTCATCAGGAGGATTCCATTTACTGGAGCCATCTCGGGCTGGTTTACGATAATACGCTTAATAATTTTGCTCCCAAAAAACTGCCAAACGGAGAGTGGATGATGTCCCGGCGCGACAGTGTCGGCGATGTCTATATGATGGCAGGCGGCGCCGAATCTTTCGATCAGTGGGAGTCCTTCCCGATCGTAAAGCGCAACGATCCCGGCCTGGGCGCGGAAGAGCCCTACTGGTGGGTGTTGCCGGATAATAATCTGGTGGGCCTGTTTCGCGACAATCAGAAAAGCGGCTTTCTGTTCAGGGCTTTTTCTACCGACAATGGCCGGTCCTGGACCAAGCCGGTGCGGACCAATTTTCCGGATGCCACTTCCAAATTCAATGCGGTTCAATTACCGGATGGCCGGCATGTTCTGGTGTCCAATCCGAAACCAGGGAAGCGGGATCCGCTGGCCCTCTCCATCAGCGGCGACGGGCTGGTGTTCACCAAAATGGGCTACCTGGCGGGGGGGCGGCATGTGGACTATCCCCATGTAATCGAACACGGGGGCTATCTGCTGGTCGCATTTGCCAGCGCCAAGCAAACAGTGGAAGTGCTGAAAATCAAAATTTCTGACCTCGATAATCTATAA
- a CDS encoding FAD-dependent oxidoreductase, protein MKTARKHDLVIYGSCSAGIACGIRAAREGLSVLLVVHTPHLGGMLTSGLCVWDTQHEGNRAPVYDELRQRIFNHYRITYGADSSQYRLALPGKKGHNNGNFEPKVAREIIEQMVAREQNIEVRRRYFPIEAFRDSGRIQSVRFRKMGGDEQFTARGKVFADCSYEGDLMALSETAYRYGRESRGEFHEPHAGRIFARPAREAPNERQKFLAGERAKLNLRSFDTFMEVIETPDSGIGDNRVQAYNWRTVLSRNPANRETATRPDNYQPEKLRNLEFILADRNELPNGKLRINRPQLIGLQNLYVEGTWEDRQKVMDEHWDALQGTLFYCQNDPGAPAPCREMLREYGWAKDEFADNDYRPYEIYVREARRLEGRHVFTQHDVSLMDEIGRTPIHRDSIAVSEWYVDSHACTDEKIGDSLHEGKIMLHQETFPGQIPYRAILPRDLDNLLIPVCLSSSHAGWNAVRLEPTWMNIGESAGLAAALAVESNIPPAGLNPDLLLRALAGKRIMISFFNDMDVAGEGLWVPAVQYLGANGFFAGYDCGAGEPLDRGVAGLWATGFREFQKGQLNPMELAERIQKAAPRPGAVAEHEFISALGVNRPASGKMITRGEAAVLLFEEMSLTK, encoded by the coding sequence ATGAAAACGGCGCGAAAACACGACCTGGTGATATACGGAAGTTGTTCCGCCGGCATTGCCTGCGGAATCCGGGCAGCCCGCGAGGGGCTGAGCGTTCTTCTCGTAGTCCATACGCCCCACCTGGGGGGCATGTTAACGAGCGGCCTTTGTGTATGGGACACTCAACACGAAGGGAACCGCGCTCCGGTATATGACGAGCTGCGACAACGTATTTTCAACCACTACCGCATAACCTATGGCGCGGATTCAAGCCAGTATCGGCTGGCGCTTCCAGGGAAAAAAGGGCACAATAACGGAAATTTTGAACCTAAAGTAGCCCGTGAAATAATAGAACAAATGGTAGCGCGGGAACAAAATATCGAGGTTCGGCGGCGCTACTTCCCCATAGAGGCATTCAGGGATTCGGGCCGCATCCAATCCGTGCGTTTCCGGAAAATGGGCGGCGATGAACAGTTTACAGCAAGAGGGAAAGTCTTTGCCGACTGTAGTTACGAAGGAGACCTGATGGCCCTTTCGGAAACGGCCTATCGATACGGCCGGGAATCGAGGGGCGAATTCCATGAGCCGCACGCGGGCCGGATTTTTGCGCGCCCTGCCCGGGAGGCGCCCAATGAACGCCAGAAATTCCTGGCCGGCGAACGCGCAAAGTTGAACCTGCGTTCTTTCGACACCTTTATGGAGGTCATTGAAACACCAGATTCAGGCATTGGAGACAACCGGGTACAGGCCTATAACTGGCGCACCGTCCTTTCCCGTAATCCCGCCAACCGGGAAACGGCCACCCGGCCGGATAATTATCAGCCGGAAAAACTCAGGAACCTGGAGTTCATTCTGGCAGACCGGAATGAACTTCCCAATGGCAAGCTCCGGATCAATCGCCCTCAACTGATTGGCCTCCAGAATCTATATGTGGAAGGAACCTGGGAGGACCGACAGAAAGTGATGGACGAACACTGGGACGCCTTACAGGGCACGCTTTTCTATTGCCAAAATGATCCGGGCGCTCCGGCACCCTGCCGGGAAATGTTGCGGGAATACGGCTGGGCTAAAGATGAGTTTGCGGACAATGACTACCGCCCTTACGAAATCTACGTCCGGGAGGCACGCCGCCTGGAAGGGCGGCATGTTTTTACCCAGCACGATGTCTCGTTGATGGATGAAATTGGCCGGACGCCCATTCATCGCGATAGCATTGCCGTTTCTGAATGGTATGTAGATTCCCATGCCTGCACCGATGAAAAAATTGGAGATTCCTTGCACGAGGGTAAGATAATGCTCCATCAGGAAACTTTTCCCGGCCAGATTCCCTACCGGGCGATCCTGCCCCGTGACCTGGACAATTTGCTGATCCCCGTCTGCCTGTCTTCCAGCCACGCCGGCTGGAATGCCGTCCGCCTGGAACCCACCTGGATGAATATCGGCGAATCTGCAGGACTGGCGGCCGCTCTTGCTGTAGAAAGCAACATCCCTCCTGCCGGACTGAATCCCGATCTGCTCCTGCGGGCATTGGCCGGCAAACGCATTATGATCTCTTTCTTCAACGATATGGATGTGGCAGGCGAGGGCCTGTGGGTTCCCGCTGTTCAGTACCTGGGGGCAAACGGCTTTTTTGCGGGATATGACTGCGGGGCCGGCGAGCCGTTGGACAGAGGCGTCGCCGGGCTTTGGGCTACCGGCTTCAGAGAATTTCAGAAAGGGCAGTTAAATCCCATGGAACTGGCTGAGAGAATACAGAAGGCAGCGCCTCGGCCAGGCGCAGTGGCAGAGCATGAATTCATTTCGGCGCTGGGCGTTAACCGGCCGGCAAGCGGCAAGATGATCACTCGCGGAGAAGCCGCTGTCCTTCTTTTTGAGGAAATGAGTTTGACAAAATGA
- a CDS encoding FAD-dependent oxidoreductase encodes MKKKKNNYDIVVVGGTPAGIMAAVAAARLGATVALVEYHGHIGGMSTSGLGKSDIENKDAISGLFSEFTGRVREYYIGKYGKDSENVRLCRDGYYYEPSVAEMIFNEMIREEKNISLLLGYQIESARTDAQAVVEAGFKNRRNKDSLKLQAEVFIDATYEGDLYALAGADYRLGREGKDVFGEPHAGKIFFDHNEHIFLPGSTGEGDDKLPAYTYRLCLTDDPGNSYVLKEPPSGYERENYTAYLSDLEEGRLGGPKVLREGHGYYPAHFNTMLRVFSFAEIPNRKYDVNINPRALGFPFPGENRNYVEADWEQRERVFRRHRDLTLGLLYFVQNDPEVPEEHRKMANEYHLPLDEFTDNGHFPWQFYVREARRLKGKYTLTENDLNPKNAKSRPAVFPDSVIAGEFPIDSFPVAKEQSSGKEVLEGYICLLEILPYQVPLRIMLPEKINQLVVPVAASTSHVAYSTIRMEPQWMGMGQAAGTLAQLAVSLQRNTDAVPVHLLQKALLESGQVLTLFDDLDTGDKACQAAQFWGVRGFFPAYAAALRQPLQKEDFERWLEIFLAETGRTFGSRVWEEGSLTHAGFGRMIRSLEEEAGLAGSAKTNPLDWKYGPGNPDAPVLRGEACMALFQLYFHLMGERNANIHYNSGS; translated from the coding sequence ATGAAAAAAAAGAAAAACAACTATGACATCGTAGTAGTGGGCGGCACTCCGGCCGGGATCATGGCGGCTGTTGCCGCTGCCCGCCTGGGGGCTACCGTAGCCCTGGTTGAATACCATGGCCACATAGGCGGCATGTCGACCAGCGGCCTGGGAAAAAGCGATATTGAAAATAAGGACGCCATTTCCGGCCTGTTTAGCGAGTTTACCGGCCGGGTGCGCGAATACTACATCGGCAAATACGGGAAAGATTCGGAAAACGTCCGGTTGTGCCGGGATGGGTATTACTACGAACCTTCCGTGGCGGAGATGATCTTCAATGAAATGATCCGGGAAGAAAAAAACATCAGCCTTCTGCTGGGGTATCAGATAGAAAGCGCCCGGACGGACGCGCAAGCGGTCGTGGAGGCGGGGTTTAAAAACCGCCGCAATAAAGATTCCCTGAAGTTGCAAGCCGAAGTGTTTATCGACGCTACCTACGAAGGCGACCTCTATGCACTTGCAGGTGCAGATTACCGCCTGGGGCGGGAGGGAAAAGATGTTTTTGGGGAACCGCATGCCGGGAAGATTTTTTTTGACCACAACGAACACATTTTCCTGCCCGGCAGTACGGGCGAAGGCGACGACAAACTTCCGGCCTATACTTATCGGCTATGCCTGACCGATGACCCGGGCAACAGCTATGTGCTGAAAGAACCGCCCTCCGGTTATGAGCGCGAAAATTATACCGCCTATCTCAGCGACCTGGAGGAAGGCCGGCTAGGGGGCCCAAAGGTTCTGAGAGAAGGCCACGGGTATTATCCGGCTCATTTCAATACCATGCTCCGGGTGTTTTCCTTTGCGGAAATTCCCAACCGCAAATACGATGTCAACATCAACCCCAGGGCGCTGGGATTTCCTTTCCCCGGAGAGAACCGGAACTATGTGGAGGCGGATTGGGAGCAGAGAGAACGCGTTTTCCGGCGGCACCGCGACTTGACCCTGGGTTTGCTGTACTTCGTCCAGAACGATCCGGAAGTGCCTGAGGAACACCGGAAAATGGCGAACGAATACCACCTCCCGCTCGATGAATTTACCGACAACGGCCATTTCCCCTGGCAGTTTTATGTCCGGGAAGCAAGAAGGCTGAAAGGAAAATACACCCTGACGGAAAATGACCTGAACCCCAAGAATGCCAAAAGCCGGCCCGCCGTTTTCCCGGACAGCGTCATAGCCGGAGAATTTCCGATCGACAGCTTTCCGGTGGCCAAGGAACAAAGCTCCGGAAAGGAAGTGCTGGAAGGATATATTTGCCTCCTGGAAATATTGCCCTACCAGGTTCCGCTTCGGATCATGCTTCCCGAAAAGATCAACCAGCTCGTCGTTCCGGTTGCTGCCTCTACCTCCCATGTGGCCTATTCCACCATCCGGATGGAGCCGCAATGGATGGGCATGGGGCAGGCAGCGGGGACATTGGCCCAGCTGGCCGTAAGCCTGCAGCGAAATACCGATGCGGTCCCTGTTCATCTTCTGCAAAAGGCGCTGCTCGAAAGTGGACAGGTGCTGACGCTGTTCGATGATCTCGATACCGGCGACAAAGCCTGCCAGGCGGCCCAGTTCTGGGGCGTGCGGGGTTTTTTTCCCGCTTACGCGGCAGCGCTCCGGCAACCACTCCAAAAAGAGGATTTTGAACGCTGGCTGGAAATTTTCCTGGCGGAAACAGGAAGAACCTTCGGGAGCAGGGTTTGGGAAGAAGGCAGCCTGACTCATGCCGGCTTCGGCCGCATGATTCGGAGCCTGGAAGAAGAAGCCGGCCTCGCAGGCTCTGCGAAAACGAATCCCCTCGATTGGAAGTACGGCCCCGGCAATCCTGATGCTCCGGTCTTGAGGGGCGAGGCCTGCATGGCTCTATTCCAATTGTATTTTCATCTGATGGGGGAACGGAACGCCAACATTCACTACAACAGCGGTTCATGA
- a CDS encoding RagB/SusD family nutrient uptake outer membrane protein yields the protein MRNLIFILIPIFVFASCKEFLKEDPKSFISAANFYENESDAKAAIAGAYASLGNEYYGPSLGMYAFMVLHSGAADGRGSQAPISIYDQVLNQVNIGRMGDLWGRMYTAINRANAVLDNVPDIEMNEALKARILAEAHFLRANTYFELVRGWGPVPLRLTETKGVDEVGAPRASEDEVYAQIISDAQAAEKDLPDVSPEGPGRASRWAAKMLLAQVYLTREQWAQARDLAEEVINSGQFSLVLVSEPDDFYQIFRSETHSEDIMSVQHSSNSQSEICNFLHRANIPVYNPQGSGFFAWLPIKNSYIGDSWDDNDLRKEFNLYTEYVDENGEVVPLPEATPILFKKFIDTPDGMQTFGVPIFRYTEAFLIYAEAASQAEGGPSALALERLNAIKRRGYGYDPFSPSPVDYSAGMSQEDFRDAVLKERDYEFLLERRRWWDLKRTGKVMEYFESIGRTFIPERLLWPLPENEINTNPALGPGDQNPGY from the coding sequence ATGAGAAATTTAATCTTCATATTAATTCCAATATTTGTTTTTGCATCCTGCAAGGAGTTTCTGAAGGAAGATCCAAAAAGCTTCATCTCGGCCGCCAATTTCTACGAAAACGAGTCGGATGCAAAAGCAGCAATAGCCGGCGCTTATGCATCTCTTGGAAATGAATACTACGGGCCGTCCCTCGGAATGTACGCTTTCATGGTATTGCATAGCGGCGCAGCGGACGGCAGAGGTTCGCAGGCTCCGATCTCCATTTATGATCAGGTGCTCAACCAGGTAAATATCGGCCGGATGGGAGATCTTTGGGGAAGGATGTACACCGCCATCAACCGGGCGAATGCCGTGCTCGACAATGTTCCCGATATTGAAATGAATGAGGCGTTAAAGGCCAGAATCCTGGCCGAGGCCCATTTTTTAAGAGCCAATACTTATTTTGAGCTGGTCAGAGGCTGGGGGCCGGTCCCGTTGCGCCTGACGGAAACCAAAGGCGTGGATGAAGTTGGGGCTCCCAGGGCATCCGAGGACGAAGTATACGCGCAAATTATTTCGGATGCTCAGGCAGCAGAGAAAGACCTGCCGGATGTAAGCCCGGAAGGGCCGGGGCGAGCTTCCAGGTGGGCGGCAAAAATGCTGTTGGCACAGGTTTATCTGACCCGCGAACAATGGGCCCAGGCCCGGGACCTGGCGGAAGAAGTGATCAACAGCGGGCAGTTTTCTCTGGTCCTCGTCAGCGAACCCGACGATTTTTACCAGATTTTCCGTTCTGAGACCCATTCCGAGGATATCATGTCCGTTCAACACTCCTCCAACTCTCAATCCGAAATCTGCAACTTCCTGCACCGTGCCAATATCCCGGTATACAATCCGCAGGGAAGTGGTTTTTTTGCCTGGTTGCCCATCAAAAACTCCTATATCGGAGATAGCTGGGATGATAATGACCTGAGAAAGGAATTCAATCTCTACACGGAATATGTCGATGAGAATGGAGAGGTAGTCCCCCTCCCGGAAGCGACGCCGATCTTGTTTAAAAAATTCATTGATACCCCGGATGGCATGCAAACTTTTGGGGTGCCCATTTTCCGCTACACAGAGGCGTTCCTGATCTACGCGGAAGCTGCCAGCCAGGCAGAAGGCGGCCCTTCCGCTCTTGCCCTGGAACGCTTGAATGCGATCAAAAGAAGGGGATACGGTTACGATCCATTCTCCCCTTCTCCGGTTGACTACTCCGCCGGAATGAGCCAGGAGGATTTCCGGGATGCCGTATTAAAAGAAAGGGATTACGAATTCCTGCTGGAAAGAAGGCGCTGGTGGGACCTCAAACGGACCGGCAAAGTGATGGAATACTTCGAATCTATCGGCCGGACCTTTATTCCCGAAAGGCTGCTTTGGCCGCTTCCGGAAAATGAGATCAATACCAACCCGGCGCTTGGGCCGGGTGATCAGAACCCTGGATATTAA